The DNA region AACAAACAGGACAACCCGTCACTCCGCAAGACTCGCATGTTCAAAAAGAAAAAGTTTACAACGTGGATGAAAATATCGCGGCACTGATACTCAAAATGCTCCCTATCGCCGATTCCAAACATTCTTCCACTGAAAAGCCCGATATGCCACAATCATCGGCAGATCAAGCTCAGACAGCGACAGAGGAGAAAGCAACAGAAGAACAAACCGCACAGCTTGAAGTCCCCGCCCCCTGGACAGGCATTTCGGAAAGCACCCGCAGAGTACTGACCGATTTGCTTGCCATGGAAACTTACGAAAGTGCCATGATCTATCTGAGCGCCATGAAAGAAGACGGCAGGTTAATGTATGGTTCACTCAAAAAGGTTATCATGCCTGAACGCTCCTATCTGCTCATAATAAAAGACGGGAAAGTGGAAACTGTATTGAGCAAAGGGACGGGTGAACGTACCAATCTGAAAAGCCTGAAGCAGGAGTCTATTCGTAAATATATCGGCTATGGCATCATTTGGATACAAGTCTTCGACAAAAACTAAAAAACCGGAAGCCATGAAAGAAAGATTATACTCATGTTTAGGAATATTGTTACTGTGCATCTCTACAAGTATAGTATATGGCCGGACGATATCGTCCACTGCAATGTCCGCCCTTGCTCCCGGAGAGATTCCGGAAGAATATACCTATTCTGTCGACTCGCTTGCGTTGTATATAGACAGTCATTATGACGAAGAGAAAAGTAAGGTGCAGGCCGTTTACACCTGGATTACTTCTTACTTGAGCTACAATGTCTATACCACCTTTACTTCCCGTAATGAAGTTTATAGTGAAACACAAGAACTGAAGAATACATTGCTCACCCGTGAAGGTGTCTGCCGCCAATTCGCTTTGCTTTTTACGAGAATCGTTGAAAAGATGGGGATTCCCGCTTTTGTCATCAATGGTTATACCAGAAGCAAAGCCGGCGTCGTCATGCCCGAGCCGCATGATTGGTGTGCCGCCAAGATCGGCGCGCAATGGTATCTGTACGACCCGACATTCGGCATGGGATATATAGATAATTACCAATTTGTACGGGCGCAAAGCATGAAATATTGCCACGTACCGGCCAAAGAATCAATTCAGACACACATGCCCTACGATCCTATATGGCAATTGCTGGCTTATCCTTACCCCTACCAGGAATTTGACAAAGGAACTTTTCAACAAAAACCGGAAAATCCGTTCTGTAACTTTAACGATTCTATACA from Bacteroides sp. MSB163 includes:
- a CDS encoding transglutaminase domain-containing protein codes for the protein MKERLYSCLGILLLCISTSIVYGRTISSTAMSALAPGEIPEEYTYSVDSLALYIDSHYDEEKSKVQAVYTWITSYLSYNVYTTFTSRNEVYSETQELKNTLLTREGVCRQFALLFTRIVEKMGIPAFVINGYTRSKAGVVMPEPHDWCAAKIGAQWYLYDPTFGMGYIDNYQFVRAQSMKYCHVPAKESIQTHMPYDPIWQLLAYPYPYQEFDKGTFQQKPENPFCNFNDSIQKYLRQPRLKQLISACDRVLRNGQANRLTQYYLQLTQANIGVYRQREVYDIYNKTIKLQNQGCDLLSDFILYRKNGLKPRKSAKEMCGKVDKALQTAIAADSLLHTARDIPQQYASAVRNLQTSISELIEEINRQKVFIDEHSKGS